The sequence AGTTGATTTTACCATGGTTTGTAGCAAGACAGCCTTTGTGATATAACATAGATGTATGCGATGCTTTGTGACACTGACTGGATACAATACAGCTCAACTCTTGTCCTCACTGCTAATAAAAACACATGATCATAACAAGTAAAATTCCTATATCTATGATCTATATGATAAAATTTTGGGATAAAGCTTTGAGACCTTagtcagaaaatgaaaatgtaacaCACAATCCCAATCATATTTTTTGGATTCCTAAACTTTTTAGTGATTAAGATGGCCTCCGGTATCTCCCTCTGCTCATCGAGTCAGACAGGGTGGACAAACAAAGGCACCAAttgatatcatacatgtacagctgctTTGTGGGGAAGCGAGCGAACAACACCTGGACAAAAGGCATGAAATCCCCGAACATGCAGCAAACCAGGAGGGGTCACGGCGGCACCGCCATCCGGCTGGTTGTACCTGCGGAACAGTGCCCTGCCTGTTCCCAGGGTCATCGCGCCAAGGAAACTATATGGCAGCTATTGTAATCCATCATAATACCCTGCTCAGGTGGGCTCAGCAGGTAGCTACTGTCTAGGTGAGCTGTGAGCACTCAGCTTGTTTATGTCCTTCTGATTCTGACTTCTGATAAATGGTTGTCTCCTACATATACGTGGCTGTATGTCCCACTACAGAGCAAGtgttacacacacagacaagcaaaTGTAGTAACTATGTTCCAAAGCATGTGTTACTAGTATAATACTGAAATAGGTTGTCaactttttccaaaatattgtAAACCAGCTTATGGTTCATGTGGGTGCTGTGGCCTAGTGGAGAAGGTGTACACAACTTTAAAAAACAATCATCAGATCCAAAGTGTATTCTACTCCAATAAGACcagtaaaaaaatgtattgggtgtccaTTTATGTTATCTGTGATACAAtttgaggtacatgtaagtttaaCACTGTGTCTGTGCCCATGTTAGGTATTATACAGTATCAGGTGAATATCCCTGAGAGTTAGTCTAAACAAACTTAAACTGTTAATGTAAGAAACTGAGGAGTGAACCTTTCATGCCATAACGTACAATAACaaggcacacacacatgcacgcaaacacacacacacatgcacacgcatacacacacacacacacacacacataccaacacacacatacacacacacacacacacatacaacacacacacactcacttaGTCACTATATGTTTtatcatgtgtttttttacacagaATTTTAGAATTCTATAGTTAGAATCTAACGTTATCtataatatttttcaaatgcttgaattttgaataaatatcaGTATAGCCTCTTATGCTCTTCCTCTTAGGTTTGCCTTCCTCTTTACTAGAGAATCTGTGAAGCTGCCTGATGTACAACAACGTAAAGAGGAAGGAAAGTATGAGGGACAGGGAGTTACAGTTCTATAGTGATTCTGACATGTTttgttgaaatatttcatacGATATGAAAATAAGTTATGCAAAGGCCAACTTTTGAGAGGCATGTCAAGGAAGCTCTGGGAGGACTGTCACAGCTAGTTTTGAGAACTGTTGCAGCTTTTGTGTTTGCCAAGAAAAGAGAATGCAGCACCACCTGTATATAGAGACATTGTTTGGTTTAACTGTGAGTCATTCCTGTAAGTAACAATACTACCTCATTAATAGATTtgacttttaaaaaattctaTAGGGGCTAAAGGGCACCAAAGTTTGAGACCCGGATATTTAACTTACAAGTCCCTTGTACAGGAGATTATAATCGAAGGTACTCAGACCATTTCATTGAACCACAACAAAGAATGGTCTGCACATGTTAAGTTGGTGAAATGCCTATTCAACCAGAAAGACTAACTGTGCTCTAATTACAAGGATCTGGGTCTTTTTCTGCCTGCCGTTTTCAGACTTGCTTCAGAGAACAAACACGTGTGACAAAAGCGCCACTAGTGACAGGGAGAGGAACtgcaacacacatacattcattcCATTgcaaaaacagacacacagcGATCTCTGTCCTGATCGATTAATCATAGATAGGCAATACTTTGAAAGTTAGCACATACAAACGCATACAAAGTTAGTACATTATTAGTATCACTGGTGTTCAAGGTTCCTAAAAATCATTTTAAGGAAATAAGATACCTTTAAAAAACATGACTTAACTCTTGTAGGTATGTATTTGTTGTGCTTTTGTAGACCTTTTCACAAATGAAAATCCGGGCACCTACACTAATGTTGCTTTTACACTTTAACAGTTGTTAAGACTTTCAATCAATAATAAAATAGAGCAAAATCAAAACCTGTCATATGATCAAAAACAAGTCATCATCAATCAATGTCTATATAGTAATAATATACTGATTCCTCTTCAAATGTCAAAGAATGATGTGGTGCCATCCCCTGTAATGCCCAGTGACAGGGCATACAGGTGACAGGTTCAGCATATCAAACAAATAATTCCTAATATGTAACTTTACTTGTCAGTAGATTAAACCATAAAATAACCAGGTGTGTTCTGGTGTACTATCCTTACCACCAGGCTGCAGGAATGTCCGTCCCACCTCCCCGTACTGGCTGAACATGTGGCGCAGGTTTTTGGGGTTCATGCGTGGCGGCAGGTGACTCAGGTACACCACACCTGGTTCTGATGCAGGGGCTTCTGCCATCTCTGGGTCATCTTCATCTGATGCCTGGACAGGGTCTTCTGTCCTCACAGACTGGTCTTCATCTGATATAATAAAAGTCACACATGCAGCGTGATGCAGATACAATAAGACTCACGATTCCAAACATACACACGTGAAATGCAGTGTttattacatgtaagttgtaacgggggggatccaatgtccggtaactgttctaagtgaatgcgcatggcttttgtcatcgtacgttttactgagaacccatcaaaaacaatttaagatcttgttaacaaccatataactgtgatttaagctgtgcagacatatgtttcctttaacggcagcattccgaactttactttgacagcgcgcgaaagttttggcaggtttggacttgcgtttcagtggaacgttctaacacaaaaaagggggtccaaactccgataagttaacaaccaatccatctctgcatatctttaagcatcctatgcatgcaaaataacactaaGCTTCTTCAATACTATTTTTagtcacaaatatatgcaaaattTTGAATTACGATGCATGTTTAAATACGATTACTTACAAggattacctctcacggtgaaaccaacctgtcgccaaaaagaaaaatggcgacactttgtttacgtctgcctgcgattacactttttcactttcggcttctgtatttcctgcttcaacctcgtttttaacagcagaaatgaccacaggatttctttagtcggtggggatcgattttcttgaatgattgGTACTCTACTGACGGGTTGACTAActccatcgtgttgagcatcgctcggcttccttcataggtgattgacaaagatggcggggttgacagggccgtgaacatgcggcataattcagctccgattatccaactataaaagcaaagacacggcatagctgtgcttatttaggaagttttatagatagccttctcatctgtggtggtatcttttcacatttcgtatttgacgatgaattatttaatagtttcccaggccatgttctcgatatgttcgctcgtcagcatgcacggaaggcgtcaaacttgtgtacttttttcaatcgttatctgttggggcttaccaactgggacacatactctgacttttcagttatttacagcaaggtttagtccataacaagttgcacttattatgtgcagacacttatgcatatctccgcaaaaatgattttaaaatcctaccggactTACCTGGATACCTGGATACCATCTTCAGTCAAGAAAGGCCTCTGCCTGTAGTGGACTGCTCTAGACGCATCCCTCATGGACGTACCACAGGTGTTCCCAGTGTCGATCCAAGTTGGATTTAAACTGGTTCACTGACTCGCTCATGACTATCCTTTCTGGTAAAGAGTTCCAGTCCTTTACGACCCTCGAAACTGAAGACATGCCCCCTGATTCTAGTTTTTGCAAGTGGGATCTTCAACTTGTAACTATGGCCTCTAGTTGAAGAACCCTTAGCTTCCACGAAAAACAGATCTGACTGTAGTCTCTCTTTCCCAGTCATAATCTTAAAAACTTGAATCATATCTCCTCTCCTACGCCGGTACTCCAGGGATGGTAGCCTCAGCTTTTTTAACCTGTCCTTGTAAGGAATGTCCTTGAGAGCAGGCACCATTTTGGTTGCTCTGCGCTGAACTCTCTCTAGCCTCTGTTTGTCCAAGGAGAAGTGTGGCCCCCAAATAATATTACCGTATTCTAGATGGGGTCTCACCATCGTTTTGAAAAGAATCGGGATTGTTTGTTCATCAATGTTGTAAAAGGCTCTATTTATGAGTCCCAGCATCATGTTACCCTTGTTCGCTGCTTTTGCAGTGTGCATGTGGAATGCGAGATTGTTGTCTATAGATACACCTAAGTCCTTCTCTTCCACGGTTTCCTCTATATTCTGTCCACCAAGAGTGTATGTGATTTTCTGATTTGTCCTCCCCAGGTGTAGAACCTTGCACTTGCTCACGTTGAAACGTAGCTGCCAGTGCTGTGACCACTGATCTACCGCCACTAGATCCTGTTGCAATGCCTCCTGATCTCTTTTGTGTTTGACTGGTCGAAAAATCTTGCTGTCATCAGCGAAGATTTTTACTTCACTAGATATTGCCTCTGGTAGATCATTGATATATATCACAAACAATATGGGTCCAAGGACACTTCCCTGTGGAATCCCGCTTTTGACCTCTTTCCAAGATGAGAATTCACCATTAACTACCACCCGTTGTTTCCTCTGGGACAAGAAGTTTCCAATCCAGTTTCGTAAGTCACCCACCACCCCATATCTCTCCAGTTTCTGTAGTAACCGTGTATGAGGTACTGTATCAAATGCTTTACGAAAATCCAGATAGATGACATCTACTGGATCTCCTGCCTGTAGTAGTTTTGTCCACTGTTCCATGGTCACTAACAATTGAGTCATACATGAACGTCCAGGAACAAACCCGTGTTGGGCGTCAGTGAAATAGTTGTGAGAAGACATGTGTTCTACAACTTTGTCCCTAATGATGGATTCTAGCATTTTTCCTACTACGGATGTGAGACTTACAGGTCTGTAGTTCCCCGGAGATGATTTACTGCCCTTCTTGTGAATGGGTGTAACATGCGCCTGTTTCCACCCTTCAGGTAACTCAGAAGATGCAATGGATTTCTTAAAAAGAATTGTGAGAGGCGTAGCAAGGTCATGAGCCAGTTCCTTGAGAAACCGTGGATGCAAGTTATCGGGGCCTGCAGATTTTGCTGGGTTAAGCTCGGCCAATTTCTTGAGGACTACTTCCTCAGTGATCTCTAAACCTTCCAATgactttggacccctaccggactttggacccctcccgttaacgttacaacaataaaatttaACCTCCTCATAACGTTATCAGAAGTTTGGAAGCTTTTGCGAATTGCAGATCAGATCTTTACAGTTCACTTGCCCTggtcattttacaaaattatatcaCTATAactgttataacgttagttatatatataattaaatTATGCTGAATCTTGTGTTGAAGATCACTCCTAAACcggaagtggggaggggggcgaagcaAATTCACATGCAACATTCGCCCCATTTTTCTGAAATATAACGCTCCATATTAAAGATTTTAATTCAAACCTGTGCTACTGGTTACCTACCTTTAGTCTGTTCTGTCTCCGGGTCACTGGAACTTGAGTCTTCCTTCTCTCCAGCTCCAGACATAATCACTTTGTGCACAAATCTATGAAGTTTCGACGATCAGAACAAGTACGAACAGTTCACCACCAGTCAAGAGTAGAGTTCTTCCTTCATTGGCCCTAAAGCTGATGTCTAGTGAGTTAGGTAAGTCATTAGAACCATGACCTATGAGGGAATTATGTCAAAACAATGAGGTTTCAATCAAAACCACgcgtattttcttctttctccacGTGTTTTCCGGGCGGATAATTTGGCATCAAGATCTGGAGAAACTGTTTTCTCTGTGCAGGTGCGTCCCCTGGCAGAAGGTGAAAGAACTGCAAGTAGTATGGCGTGCTATTGTTCGATTATGATGATGGGTTTTATATTGGAAATCAAAATACCTAACAGTCAAATGGCAGAATTACGTGGTTATATCTCACAGAAATTCATAACTTACAAATACATCAATCGATGTATAAATAATCTAAAATACATGCTTATTTTCATATGTTAATTCTAATTCCAACATATAATCATGGGTATCCAGTTGAAGAAGATATTGCTTTTCAACAGGAAAGTCAAAAGAAAACAGACAAATGACAACATTATCATCAGATAGGCAATTTTATTTGGCACATATTGCTATCAATAGTAGTATTAATATTGGTGATCAAAATAATTGCACAGAAGCAAATatttctttgactttttttatcagTTAGTGATTTGGTAACACTAATTGCTGACATTACAGTTAATGTTCTGTACACCTAAGGTATCAAGGTAACAATGAACACAGGAATTAGGCACATTCAATTGTAACTTTGCAATTACAACCATAAGTTTTCCTCTGGTAGTATTGTTAAAGTTAATAACTTTAACAATACTACCAGAGGAAATACGATGACCCATGCTGCATGTCATATAGCACATTGTGCTGCTATTCGAGGGGATCCATTGATTCAGAAACAGGTCTCTGTTATCTAATCCCAACAAGACATCTATGAAAGGCAACATGTTGGTTAGCTGTTAAGTGACAAGGAATAACATGCATATGAGTTAGCAAGGACTAagaaaaaatgctgtgtttccacTGTGACCCTAGCAAAAGCCTTTTTTGGTTGATTGTAAGCGCTGGCTTGGGAAATTTTGCTTTATCTTTTTATCTAAGTGACAAAAATTTTGCAGAATTGTTTTCCTCATGTGTTATATACTCATTTTGCTTGAAATTGACATTTGTGATTGTACAATGTGtatctgtatatacatgtacttacaacaTGTGAATTTGTGAAAATACCAGTATACTGATAAATTTCAGCTTTACACTGTAAAGagtatttgttggatcacttcaGCTTAAATCTGTAAAAAGATAATTCCtatctaattttttcaggaccataATCAGATGCACATTTTTTGCCGATGCGTAGCACCTGCTTAGAGGCGAGAGAAGCAGTTAGTTCAaccatggatgcatggatcggtcaatttaaccaaacttttcttatagcccttctatacgcacGATTACGCAATCAGCCAGCGTGGCGGAGCGGTCTACGCGCTGGGTGGATATAgtgatttgcttttgcagccgtggactgtgggttcgaaccccacttgtaacaattttttttctttgttagacaaatctcatgtaatgtttttttaatagaagacagaccaattcagtaattcgatgtttaaaaactctttttttcatgtgattttgtttaacatccaggctttttccaaaatatgcaccggccagcttttttcagaagctttcttgtttccttAGCTCTAGTTTGGTATTAGTGACAATCAATCATTAGGTTTGAACTTTAAACATCATCAGAATATGATCTAACTTCATCATGGCCAATATAAAGTCGGTGGGTTTATCAGACACATATATTTGAAAACATCAGCCATAAAACTTACAATATAAGGCACTATATTCCACTAGATTTCTCTTAAATTTTTATAGTTTTCTGGCAACAATTAGATATCGcttcctttcttaacataggaTTAGAAACATATTTGATTTTGTCTATAACGTTTAAAAAGGCAGGAATGTACCAGGCTTCTTCTGCTGTCCATTCATCATTCAGCAACAAAGTAAAACAAGCAGATAATAATTTCTtaagcacaattttttttttttactcttaaCACTTTCTGCCATAACTACGGTATCACACCGCAGTAGCCATGGTCTCCCCACAGAGTTGTTAGGGGGGTCTCCCTACTTGCTTGCCAAGGGCTCCCTCCTGCCCTCGGCCATCAGTGCCTCGATCTCCTCAACCGTACGTGGGACGCAGGTCAGCAGCTCGCAGCCGTCGGCAGTGATGGCAATATCGTCTTCAATTCGCACGCCACCAGTGCCCTGGGCAACAATGGGGTAATATTACTGGGTTGCCAAGATAGATATTCAACTCATATTGCTGGATGTAGTCTACTATGTGGCTTACTGATCCATTATCTGTGTATTCATTTCTCTTGGCTCCAACTTGAACATTTCAGTAGTTTTGAGTTCTTTAAGAAtagcaaaaagaaaagaaacaaatcaatAACATCCTTGCACAGCCTAGTTACAATTTTGATCCACTAGGCCCCACCTGAAAGCGTTGGATGGCCTCTGTGTTGAAGAAGCGCGCCTGTTCTGGATTCTGCAGTGCTGGTTCCAAAAGTGCAGGGATAAAGTAACAGCCAGGCTCGATCGTCAGGACCATTCCTTCCTGGGGAATAAAAATCAACAAAGGTCAACATTCAGGACCATGCCTTCCTGTAGGATAAAGGTCAACAAGAGTCGACATTCAGGACCATTCTTTCCTGTAGGATAAAGGTCAACAAGCGTCAGTGTTCAGGACCATTCCTTCAACCAGAGTCTATAATACAAAAGTTAAGTTGACAGGTAACTATACTCCTTGTCAGAGTCTGGTTGTAACAGAAGTggatcctacatgtacattgcacatACATATGTGTGCAGTGGGAAAGATTCACCTTTGCACAGATGTACCTGCTCTTTTCTAAGACTGCAGATCCTTCACTAACACTGTGCATCTAGACACCCCTGACCCCTGTACCTTGACCCCCGACCCCTCACCTCCAGTGCCCTGGTGGTGCGAAGGCTGCGTATTCCCGGCTCGTTGATGCGCTCGACCCCCTCTGGGAAGCCTCCAACGTCGTGCACGTCACAGCCCATGAAGTGGCCCAGTCCGTGGGGCATGAACactgcacccaggtgcacctacatgtatgggtGAGAGGGGTCATTGAGGCATGTTGCTTTTCTTTAAACCTTATCTTAAAGCATGTTTTTGCAGAAGAAAATTGAGGATATGTGCACAAAGAGATTGATAGTTGCAACCTTTCTAAGGCTAAAGTACCTCTCCAACCAAGACCTAGTTCAAGTTCTATTAGGAACACTTTAATACAGACTAACTAAAATTTGCATTCATAAGTAGCATTGCTGTTTgccaaaaggaaacaaaatgtcCCCATGTGTCCAATGCTTTCGGCTGTTTTACTTTTGGAAACAGTAAGAAGTGCCTTTCCATCTCTATAGAGGTCATATGTGGGAtctatgacctctgaccttcatcATGTCGTCGACCTCTCCCTGCAGCAGCCCGCCGTCTCGCAGCTCTTGCAGTAGAACCCGCTCTGACAGGCGATGCATCTCCGGCCACGACACGCCTGCGGAAACAACATCATCGTTACATCACAGGCACACCAGCGAAACAGGCAACACCCTTACACTGCAGACAAACATACTCTGACATGATTTGCCACAACATTCCTGCAGAAACAATAGTGCAGTTGAGATTCATTTTGACTTCAGAATCTTAAGTGGAAACTGGTGAATATTGGATTATTTCTCATGCTGTCATCCTTCCGACTTTCAACTAAATAGTACTGAATACTAAAAATCTTGACAGAAGGCATAATTAACAGGTGACCAACTTAAATACCTGGCCTGCAGGCGGCCATGACGGCACGATTAGAGCGCAGAACTGCCTCGTAGATCATCCGCTGGTCGGCCGTGAACTTCCCGTTGGCAGGGAAGGAACAGGTGATGTCTGAGGTGTAGCAGTAGTACTCCCCGCCCATGTCAAACAGGCACATCTCCCCATCGTTAATCAGGCGGTCGTTAGGAGCACCTGGAAATAACAGGTAACGATATTTGTTACAAACAAAACGTGATGCCACAGTAGTACTCCCCACCCATGTCAAACAGGCACATCTCTCCATCGTTAATCAACGGTCGTTAGGAGCACCTGGAAATAACAGGTAATAATATCTTTTACAAACCAAAGGCCTCGATATATAATGTTAATAACTGTGGCGGAAGTAGGTTTTAGGCTCACCTGTGTGTCCATAGTGCAATGTGGCAGCGTTGTTGGAAGAGGCACAGATACAGAAGTGAAATGTGCCTCATGTTACTATAACACAATAACTATCAGTAGTAGGTTTATGACTAACCTGCATGTCCATAGTGCAATGTGGCAGCGTTGTTGGATGAGGCACAGATGCAGGTGTAGGCCACGTGCCTCATGCCCCCGTTGCTGTAACAGTAGTGCTGGAACAGTGACTCCAGCTCAAACTCATGCATGCCCGGCCGGATGGCTTTCATCACTTCCTTGTGAGCCTCACTGCTGATCCTGGAATGGCAAGAAGAAGGACAGAATATCAGCCATGGATTGGTATAGTTCACCTGCTGGCATATCAGCGCAGCTGTCAGACTCCCCAGTTGGTGTACCTGTACAGCTTGCCTAAAGATACTATATTGAACTCACCTGCTGGTGTACCTGAGTACCTGTACGGCACACCTGCATGACTCACCTGTCGTATCCACCTGTTAAGTGTACCTGAGCACCTGTACAGTTCATCTATAGAGATAACAGCAAACCTGTCGGAAACACCTGTTGGTGTACCTGTATACCTGTCTACCTAATATGTAGGTATCACAACATACCTTTCACTTTCACATTTCACTTTTACCTGTTGTGTTGATAAGATCAACACACATGACAAACTTACCAGTTAGTGTACCTGTACACCTAGCCTGTAGGTAGAACAACATGCCTTCCATTTCCAGTTTCACTTTCAcctgttgtgttgatatatcaGCACACATCACAAGCTCACCTGCTGGTGTACCTGTACACCTAGCATGTAGACAACACCTTTCACTTTCAATGTTCACTTTCACCTATTGTTCTGATAATCAGCACACATGATAAAACTCACGATCACCTGTTGGTGTACCTGTAAAccttacatgtaggtataaCAACACACCTTTCACTTTCAGTTTCACTTTCACTGTTGTGTCAGCACACATGATGAACTCACCTGTTGGTGTACCTGAGCACCTCTATCTCCATGGGGGACTTGATAACGCGGCACTCCATGATCTCGGGGTGCAGCAGTTTGTTGTTCACGTTGAACTCGCTGATCCCGTCGAAAGCCGCCTCGCGACACGTGGTACCGCTGTCCGTGTTCACGCCAAGGAGGGTCAGAAGCGCAGCCGGCTGGAGGGAATGTAAAACTTGATGTTCAGAAATGTAGCTCACTCCAGCAGAAGGAACATTCTTGTAAAAATAAGACTAGTGACAGCTAACTGAAAAGCTGCTCTTCCGCAGTTTGCAACACTTGTCTTTAATTGGTCTTGGGCCAACTCTTGGCACCAGAGATCAACGTCTTGCATATATGTTCacaaaaattcattttgaagAGTAGTCCACAACTTAATACAAGTGTCCAACAAAAATGCCAGCAATTGGCAACATTCACTCCCTGCAACTGTGTGACTGTATGTATACACACTGTACTTTTGCTATAAGAGTCTATTTTAAATATTGATTTTCCAGTTCTGCATTATTGACAGGGAGTAATTTTATATGTACTGTATTTGAGAACCTGCAGTACAACCAAATGCATTGCTGGACCTAAGGAGGAAACAACAGAGAGAAATATCATGTAAAGCACTCTACTGTAGTTGTTAAGACAAGCTAGCAATGTTTATCCCAACCTTCTTATCAGCGAGGACCTGTGCGATATCGCAGGTGAAGTACACATCATCGAAGGCGTACTTGTCACGGAAGTGCTCCGGAGGGTGGATCTTCCCCATCCACACCGCGTACTCTGCCGGGAGCTTCGGGATGAAGAGAGACGCCTTTCCCGTCGCGACTTCCACCGCGCCGTAACACCCCGGCTCCAGAACACCAAACAGCCAGTGGAAATACGACTCTTGGCTGGGAGGGGAGCACAAAGTAATAGTATATGCATATGTCAAGGGTACgacaaaaaaaagtaataaatgATTGTTAAATTAGTTGCGGTCTAACTGTCATTTGGGAGCTTAACAGGAAACTGCATAATTAACGTTAATCATCAATAAtacattgtaaattgtaat comes from Branchiostoma floridae strain S238N-H82 chromosome 2, Bfl_VNyyK, whole genome shotgun sequence and encodes:
- the LOC118409503 gene encoding xaa-Pro dipeptidase-like is translated as MATSRAEAAFCLGQQCLSVPMAMFADNRRRLCERLRRNDKVPDGSYVLLQGGESQNLYCSDKELIFRQESYFHWLFGVLEPGCYGAVEVATGKASLFIPKLPAEYAVWMGKIHPPEHFRDKYAFDDVYFTCDIAQVLADKKPAALLTLLGVNTDSGTTCREAAFDGISEFNVNNKLLHPEIMECRVIKSPMEIEVLRYTNRISSEAHKEVMKAIRPGMHEFELESLFQHYCYSNGGMRHVAYTCICASSNNAATLHYGHAGAPNDRLINDGEMCLFDMGGEYYCYTSDITCSFPANGKFTADQRMIYEAVLRSNRAVMAACRPGVSWPEMHRLSERVLLQELRDGGLLQGEVDDMMKVHLGAVFMPHGLGHFMGCDVHDVGGFPEGVERINEPGIRSLRTTRALEEGMVLTIEPGCYFIPALLEPALQNPEQARFFNTEAIQRFQGTGGVRIEDDIAITADGCELLTCVPRTVEEIEALMAEGRREPLASK